The following are from one region of the Heterodontus francisci isolate sHetFra1 chromosome 34, sHetFra1.hap1, whole genome shotgun sequence genome:
- the LOC137348735 gene encoding probable G-protein coupled receptor 139: MHGSAKGLVFAIYYPVLAAIGVPANLAVIVILSRERCGLSRCITYYLMSMAVTDLLVMITVVILNRVVGIYFPLSFLFITPICSFRIALNYAIIDSSVWLTVAFTFDRFVAICCQKLKIKYCTEKTAARVIGIVSTLSCLIYTFLYFIYEPLYIINNTPWFCSIKVIFYTSPAWTAYDWIRRISTPCLPFILILLLNALTVRHILMASRARRRLRAHSHVETQSDPEMEKRRKSIVLLFAISGSFILLYLLLVINFLYVRIAKLNYFSGSNFNKSNFVLDQCGYMLQLLSSCINPFIYAGTQSKFREELKNGVKYPLTLILKLCKQ; the protein is encoded by the exons ATGCATGGATCAGCAAAAGGtctggtgtttgccatttactatcctgtCCTTGCAGCTATTGGAGTTCCAG ctaacttggcagtgattgtgatcctgtcccgagaaagatgtggtctctccagatgtatcacttactacctgatgtccatggcagtgacggatctcctggtcatgatCACCGTTGTAATATTAAACCGAGTTGTTGGCATTTATTTTCCGCTCAGTTTCCTATTCATCACACCCATATGCAGTTTCCGTATTGCCCTAAACTATGCAATAATAgacagttctgtctggttaacagtcgctttcacctttgatcgatttgtggccatttgttgccagaagctgaaaataaaatactgcactgagaaaacggcggctCGGGTTATAGGAATTGTGTCCACACTGAGCTGTTTAATATATACTTTCTTGTATTTTATATATGAACCTTTGTATATAATTAACAATACACCCTGGTTCTGTAGCATAAAAGTAATATTTTATACGTCACCTGCATGGACCGCATATGACTGGATTCGCCGCATTTCAACtccttgtctcccattcattctgattttattactcaatgctctgacagtcagacacattctaATGGCCAGtagagctcgcaggagactccgggcccacAGCCATGTAGAgactcagagtgacccagagatggagaagcggagaaagtccattgttttactcttcgccatctcgggcagtttcatcctgcTATATTTGTTACTTGTTATAAATTTCCTTTATGTCCGAATTGCGAAACTTAATTATTTCTCCGGTTCCAATTTCAACAAATCAAATTTTGTTCTGGACCAATGTGGAtatatgcttcagcttttgagttcctgcatcaatccatttatttatgcagggacTCAGAGCAAATTCAGAGAAGagttaaagaatggagtgaaatatccactGACTCTAATTCTTAAATTGTGTAAACAATGA